One window of the Saccopteryx bilineata isolate mSacBil1 chromosome 2, mSacBil1_pri_phased_curated, whole genome shotgun sequence genome contains the following:
- the SPEM3 gene encoding uncharacterized protein SPEM3, which yields MGERAHYGASVCSGTNPRKCQDLGDSILLILGSFILLNVGINVVTLLWKHLKSSLRILFHYFFLQDKQPSCTGSHPTCVCGSVDANNLYSRVSSFFHQRPSFLLQHPKHTDSWIPDTSDEASRCCWMSPKCGHAKAPLDVPWGLWEEGMRGAGEALQAKPSKAQTTFLSRQETSSQFPRMSKLNMVPLCMPQGNKANTAAYDPAPAPAQTENQSQAQSPARPPEPTSTQAQTPARPPEPTPTQTQSPARPPEPTPTQAQTPAQTPEPTPIQNQSPARPPEPTPTQALTYSPSHPSEPTPTQAQTPAQTPEPTPIQNQSPAWPPEPTPTQAQTYSPSHPSEPTPTQAQTYSPSQPSEPTPTQAQTYSPSHPSEPTPTQAQTYSPSHPSEPTPTQAQTNSPAWPPEPTPTQAQIHSFLVHTHEHSPTQVHTSAHTLDQAPAQALFCALAHTLGHTLEHITVHTPASSPAHLTYTHAHTLGCSPAPDPPLTFASATTSAPAPARAPAPVPISASIPAPALVIAPTITPVPAPIPTRTPTHRLTTIPSTLTASSQGLATDHVVYDTCKVKQNLFHVCPTQNAGNLRKDLGTLFRPPHGQGPVNSHTAEKTSMQLSGDTASPSTGSILGYLELGNMEWKISDDAKGKSLQPKTFPYCSFHPCNAERGSTDSQPPVYPKFLVYSKDASPFQPCFHSLTSAQNSVCTTPPSCTLSLPVSPRSFVLHQPTNHQAKLSTSIETPTIPPISKSSPSVPFPQFPIPSQFCTISHTPTQPQSPELHESLGLTQYSGLQRILSPSMVSRISKNLGFTQGPGLYKLPVLTQHPHLCKSPGPSKDSGLHKNPITQDSGFPKSLGPLQDICTFRSPCLTQPSGLHKNTPFPQTSDNQRSSGFMQDSGVCKSPKKPQETVFHKSQDLSPTTGLPNSPGSQDPGGYKSTDHAPDLGVSQSLGITQDSGPQKSPRLAKDAEVNKSSGLPQESVLHNSPGLVQTWGLHKGSGLTQDSGDNNRGLTQDSDLHVNPGLTQADKLERRSGLTQDVGIYKSPEHTQDPSFYKCPGTNQDLHLHKDPALTQDSGLCTTQRLTKESSPHKDLCLILNPDLHKNPGLALGTHVSLTAKSTPSLMKSYITKQVPQENAKQHLPWNSDPLSQNICPSKAQVIYNDLQTLSKVPVLIQLQPSSQQAGGQDCVYHSVNIVPPACQNYCQVHPQISWKTHCPKPGTRVGHVVFDARQRQSKVGTDKCGAPSPRHLCQEAPSNSVETTK from the exons ATGGGTGAGCGAGCCCACTATGGAGCCTCAGTGTGCTCTGGCACCAACCCCAGGAAGTGCCAGGACCTAGGAGACTCGATCCTTCTGATTCTGGGCAGCTTCATTTTGCTCAACGTGGGAATCAATGTGGTGACTCTG CTTTGGAAGCATCTGAAGAGCTCCTTGAGGATTCTTTTCCATTATTTCTTTCTCCAAG ATAAGCAACCTAGTTGTACGGGCAGCCATCCCACCTGTGTGTGCGGCTCCGTGGATGCTAACAACCTATACTCAAgagtttcttccttcttccatcAACGCCCAAGCTTCCTGCTCCAGCACCCTAAGCACACTGACTCCTGGATACCAGATACCAGTGATGAGGCTTCCAGATGCTGCTGGATGTCACCTAAGTGTGGACATGCCAAGGCGCCCCTGGACGTTCCATGGGGACTATGGGAGGAAGGGATGAGAGGAGCTGGGGAAGCCCTTCAGGCCAAACCCTCAAAGGCCCAAACCACCTTTCTTTCGAGGCAAGAGACATCTTCCCAGTTCCCTAGGATGAGCAAGTTAAATATGGTTCCACTCTGCATGCCCCAAGGGAACAAGGCTAACACTGCAGCCTATGACCCAGCCCCTGCTCCAGCCCAGACCGAGAACCAGAGCCAGGCCCAGTCCCCAGCCCGGCCCCCAGAGCCCACCTCCACCCAGGCTCAGACCCCAGCCCGGCCCCCAGAGCCTACCCCCACTCAGACCCAGTCCCCAGCCCGGCCCCCTGAGCCCACCCCTACCCAGGCTCAAACCCCAGCCCAGACCCCTGAGCCCACTCCCATCCAGAACCAGTCCCCAGCCCGGCCCCCTGAGCCTACCCCTACCCAGGCACTAACCTACTCCCCATCCCACCCCTCTGAGCCTACTCCTACCCAGGCTCAAACCCCAGCCCAGACCCCTGAGCCCACTCCCATCCAGAACCAGTCCCCAGCCTGGCCCCCtgagcccacccccacccaggcccaGACCTACTCCCCATCCCACCCCTCtgagcccacccccacccaggcccaGACCTACTCCCCATCCCAGCCCTCtgagcccacccccacccaggcccaGACCTACTCCCCATCCCACCCCTCtgagcccacccccacccaggcccaGACCTACTCCCCATCCCACCCCTCtgagcccacccccacccaggcccaGACCAACTCCCCAGCCTGGCCCCCtgagcccacccccacccaggcccaGATCCATTCTTTTTTAGTTCATACCCATGAGCACAGTCCCACCCAGGTTCACACCTCAGCCCACACCCTGGACCAAGCCCCAGCCCAGGCCCTCTTCTGTGCTTTAGCCCATACCCTGGGCCACACCCTTGAACACATAACAGTCCATACTCCAGCCAGCAGCCCTGCTCATCTAACCTATACCCATGCCCATACCTTAGGGTGTAGCCCTGCTCCAGACCCTCCTCTAACTTTTGCCTCTGCTACTActtctgccccagccccagcccgtgCACCAGCCCCTGTCCCCATATCTGCTTCAATCCCTGCCCCAGCACTGGTCATAGCCCCAACTATCACTCCAGTTCCTGCTCCGATCCCTACCCGCACCCCTACCCACAGGCTAACTACTATTCCCTCTACCCTGACCGCCTCCAGCCAAGGCCTCGCCACTGATCATGTGGTCTATGATACTTGCAAGGTAAAGCAGAACTTATTCCATGTGTGCCCCACCCAGAATGCTGGGAATTTGAGAAAGGACTTGGGAACCCTCTTCAGGCCCCCACATGGGCAGGGCCCAGTAAACTCTCATACAGCAGAGAAAACATCCATGCAACTTAGTGGGGACACTGCCAGCCCCTCCACAGGATCCATACTGGGTTACCTGGAGTTGGGGAATATGGAATGGAAGATATCAGATGATGCCAAAGGCAAGTCCTTACAGCCCAAGACCTTCCCTTACTGCAGCTTCCATCCTTGCAACGCTGAAAGGGGAAGCAcagactcccagcctccagtCTACCCGAAATTCCTGGTCTACTCCAAGGATGCTTCACCTTTTCAGCCTTGCTTTCATTCTCTAACCAGTGCCCAGAACTCAGTGTGCACCACTCCTCCATCATgcactctttctctgcctgtttctccGAGGTCCTTTGTTCTTCATCAACCTACCAACCACCAGGCAAAGCTCTCCACTTCAATAGAAACCCCCACCATTCCCCCAATCTCCAAGTCTTCTCCATCTGTACCCTTTCCCCAGTTTCCCATCCCTTCCCAGTTCTGCACCATTTCCCACACCCCAACCCAACCCCAATCTCCTGAACTTCACGAGAGTCTAGGCCTCACCCAATATTCTGGCCTCCAAAGGATCCTGAGCCCTTCAATGGTCTCTAGAATTTCCAAAAACCTAGGGTTTACCCAAGGTCCAGGCCTCTACAAGCTCCCAGTCCTTACCCAACACCCTCATCTCTGCAAGAGTCCGGGGCCTTCCAAAGACTCTGGCCTTCACAAGAATCCAATTACCCAAGATTCTGGCTTCCCAAAGAGCCTAGGTCCTCTTCAAGATATATGTACCTTTAGGAGCCCATGTCTCACCCAACCCTCTGGCCTCCATAAGAACACCCCATTTCCCCAAACTTCTGACAATCAGAGGAGCTCAGGCTTTATGCAAGACTCTGGAGTCTGTAAGAgtccaaaaaaaccccaagagaCTGTGTTCCACAAAAGCCAAGATCTCTCCCCAACGACTGGCCTCCCTAACAGCCCAGGTTCTCAAGATCCTGGAGGTTACAAGAGTACAGATCATGCCCCAGATCTAGGAGTCTCTCAGAGTCTAGGCATTACCCAAGATTCTGGCCCACAGAAGAGCCCACGCCTTGCCAAAGACGCAGAAGTCAACAAGAGCTCAGGCCTTCCCCAAGAATCTGTTCTCCACAACAGCCCAGGCCTTGTCCAAACCTGGGGCCTCCATAAGGGCTCAGGCCTTACCCAAGACTCAGGAGACAACAATCGAGGCCTGACTCAAGATTCTGACCTCCATGTGAATCCAGGCCTTACTCAAGCTGATAAACTTGAAAGAAGAAGTGGTCTTACCCAAGATGTTGGAATTTACAAAAGCCCAGAACATACCCAAGATCCTAGCTTCTACAAGTGCCCAGGAACTAATCAAGATCTTCATCTCCATAAGGATCCAGCCCTTACCCAAGATTCTGGCCTCTGCACAACTCAACGACTTACCAAGGAATCAAGCCCCCACAAGGACTTATGTCTTATCCTAAATCCTGACCTCCACAAGAACCCAGGCCTTGCTCTAGGTACTCATGTATCTCTGACCGCAAAGTCCACACCATCCTTGATGAAGTCATATATAACTAAGCAGGTTCCTCAGGAGAATGCAAAGCAGCATCTTCCATGGAATTCTGACCCACTCAGTCAGAACATCTGCCCTTCCAAGGCCCAGGTGATCTACAATGACCTACAAACCCTCTCAAAGGTACCTGTACTAATTCAGCTGCAACCATCCTCCCAGCAAGCAGGTGGCCAAGACTGCGTGTACCACTCTGTGAATATAGTTCCTCCAGCCTGCCAGAATTATTGCCAGGTGCATCCCCAAATCAGCTGGAAGACCCACTGTCCTAAGCCAGGCACCCGGGTAGGGCATGTTGTCTTTGATGCCCGCCAGAGACAGTCCAAAGTAGGTACAGACAAGTGTGGAGCTCCATCTCCCAGGCACCTTTGCCAAGAGGCACCCAGCAACTCAGTGGAGACCACCAAGTGA
- the TMEM102 gene encoding transmembrane protein 102, with the protein MASAVWGSAPWWGPPPPAPARPLTDIDFCSGAQLQELTQLIQELGVQASWSDGPKTGPDLLQAKDFVFSLLSLVHRRDPRFPPQAELLLLRGGIREGSVDLGTSPVGPYARGPHYDAGFTLLVPVFSLDVIGQELQTDVEPCYAWVCLPEMMHGTSVRKAWQDCLGPPVPVGRDSIHRSESEKSPKDQQSSMDQPHGYVAEPELYVFLEKSPTNVLGPELPLQDVTDLGLPELLKKLNGDVTKAALNSPVPQPSEAPEAWPTLCAAKVAAWFFAVLAEVAESLIPVPGAPRLVHAARQAGFTTILLATPGPPRRLLLFDLIPVVSVAGWPEGARSHSWAGPLVSESSSFYLVPRGDTERPCASGWQLCFARQELALKAHIPSPLLQAHAAAQALLRPLVAGTRAAAPYLLRTLLYWACERLPALYLARPENAGACFLGLLDELGRVLEAGTLPHYFLSGRKLWAGDGAAALLVALARLRGDPAQALCATVEEAKAARKGGGLAGVGGGAH; encoded by the exons ATGGCTTCTGCGGTCTGGGGGAGTGCCCCCTGGTGGGGTCCGccgcccccagcccctgcccgccCACTCACGGACATCGACTTCTGCTCTGGAGCGCAGCTGCAGGAACTAACCCAGCTTATCCAGGAGCTGGGTGTGCAGGCGAGCTGGAGTGACGGGCCCAAGACGGGACCAGACCTCCTCCAGGCCAAAGACTTCGTTTTCTCTTTACTTA GTCTTGTTCATCGCAGGGACCCCCGCTTCCCTCCCCAAGCAGAACTCTTACTGCTTCGTGGTGGAATTCGCGAGGGCTCCGTGGATCTTGGGACTTCACCCGTAGGTCCCTACGCCCGGGGACCTCACTATGACGCCGGCTTCACTCTCCTGGTGCCCGTGTTTTCTCTAGATGTCATTGGGCAGGAGCTGCAAACGGACGTGGAACCCTGTTACGCCTGGGTCTGCCTCCCAGAAATGATGCACGGAACCTCAGTCCGAAAGGCATGGCAAGATTGCCTAGGACCCCCAGTTCCAGTAGGACGTGATTCCATCCACCGAAGCGAAAGCGAAAAAAGTCCCAAGGACCAGCAAAGCTCCATGGACCAACCTCACGGTTACGTCGCTGAGCCTGAGCTGTACGTGTTTTTGGAAAAATCACCTACTAACGTTTTGGGGCCTGAGCTGCCTCTGCAAGACGTAACTGATCTTGGCTTGCCTGAACTGTTGAAAAAACTAAATGGTGACGTCACCAAAGCAGCTTTGAATAGTCCAGTCCCACAGCCGTCGGAGGCTCCAGAGGCGTGGCCCACATTGTGCGCTGCCAAGGTGGCTGCGTGGTTCTTTGCTGTGCTGGCTGAGGTCGCCGAGTCCCTGATCCCGGTCCCTGGTGCACCTCGCTTGGTCCACGCAGCCCGCCAAGCAGGGTTCACCACCATCTTACTGGCTACGCCAGGACCCCCACGCCGCCTCCTGCTTTTCGACCTGATCCCCGTGGTGTCTGTAGCTGGCTGGCCGGAGGGCGCTCGGAGCCACTCGTGGGCCGGCCCGCTGGTCTCCGAGTCATCCTCCTTCTACCTGGTGCCCCGTGGTGACACAGAGCGGCCGTGCGCTTCCGGCTGGCAGCTGTGCTTCGCCCGCCAGGAGCTGGCGCTCAAGGCGCACATTCCCTCCCCGTTGCTGCAAGCGCACGCGGCTGCTCAGGCGCTGCTGCGCCCGCTGGTGGCCGGGACCCGGGCTGCGGCGCCCTACCTTCTGCGGACGTTGCTCTACTGGGCTTGCGAGCGACTGCCCGCGCTGTATCTAGCGCGGCCCGAGAATGCAGGAGCCTGCTTCCTGGGGCTTCTGGATGAGCTGGGTCGTGTGCTCGAAGCTGGGACGCTGCCCCACTATTTTCTAAGTGGCCGAAAGCTCTGGGCAGGAGACGGTGCCGCTGCTCTGCTCGTGGCGTTGGCCCGGCTACGTGGGGACCCTGCCCAGGCCCTGTGCGCCACGGTGGAGGAGGCCAAGGCTGCGCGCAAGGGGGGCGGCTTAGCTGGCGTAGGAGGCGGGGCCCATTAA
- the FGF11 gene encoding fibroblast growth factor 11 isoform X1: MAALASSLIRQKREVREPGGSRPVSAQRRVCPRGTKSLCQKQLLILLSKVRLCGGRPTRPDRGPEPQLKGIVTKLFCRQGFYLQANPDGSIQGTPEDTSSFTHFNLIPVGLRVVTIQSAKLGHYMAMNAEGLLYSSQHFTAECRFKECVFENYYVLYASALYRQRRSGRAWYLGLDKEGRVMKGNRVKKTKAAAHFVPKLLEVAMYREPSLHSVPETSPSSPPAP; the protein is encoded by the exons ATGGCGGCACTGGCCAGTAGCCTGATCCGGCAGAAGCGGGAGGTCCGCGAGCCCGGGGGCAGCCGGCCCGTGTCGGCGCAGCGGCGCGTGTGTCCCCGCGGCACCAAGTCCCTTTGCCAGAAGCAGCTCCTCATCCTGCTGTCCAAGGTGCGACTGTGCGGGGGGCGGCCCACGCGGCCGGACCGCGGCCCGG agccTCAGCTCAAAGGGATCGTCACCAAACTGTTCTGCCGCCAGGGTTTCTACCTCCAGGCAAATCCCGACGGGAGCATCCAGGGCACCCCAGAGGACACCAGCTCCTTCA cccACTTCAATCTGATCCCTGTGGGACTTCGTGTGGTTACCATCCAGAGTGCCAAGCTGGGTCACTACATGGCCATGAATGCTGAGGGGCTGCTCTACAGCTCG CAACATTTCACAGCTGAGTGTCGCTTTAAGGAGTGTGTCTTTGAGAATTACTATGTCCTGTACGCCTCTGCTCTCTACCGTCAGCGCCGGTCTGGCCGGGCCTGGTACCTAGGTTTGGACAAGGAGGGTCGTGTCATGAAGGGAAATCGAGTCAAGAAGACCAAGGCAGCTGCCCACTTTGTGCCCAAGCTCCTGGAGG TGGCCATGTACCGGGAGCCTTCTCTCCACAGTGTCCCTGAAACCTCCCCTTCCAGTCCCCCTGCTCCCTGA
- the FGF11 gene encoding fibroblast growth factor 11 isoform X2, with product MRLRNRVPRAQGTHSCREELRYSTRLVRAPRRCWGVVPSTRGYPEIGREPATGKESCEEPQLKGIVTKLFCRQGFYLQANPDGSIQGTPEDTSSFTHFNLIPVGLRVVTIQSAKLGHYMAMNAEGLLYSSQHFTAECRFKECVFENYYVLYASALYRQRRSGRAWYLGLDKEGRVMKGNRVKKTKAAAHFVPKLLEVAMYREPSLHSVPETSPSSPPAP from the exons ATGCGACTCAGAAATCGGGTCCCAAGAGCTCAAGGGACACACTCTTGCCGCGAGGAACTCAGATACAGTACGAGGCTGGTGCGAGCCCCACGCCGGTGCTGGGGGGTCGTACCATCTACAAGGGGGTACCCGGAAATCGGCCGAGAGCCAGCGACCGGCAAGGAGAGTTGTGAGG agccTCAGCTCAAAGGGATCGTCACCAAACTGTTCTGCCGCCAGGGTTTCTACCTCCAGGCAAATCCCGACGGGAGCATCCAGGGCACCCCAGAGGACACCAGCTCCTTCA cccACTTCAATCTGATCCCTGTGGGACTTCGTGTGGTTACCATCCAGAGTGCCAAGCTGGGTCACTACATGGCCATGAATGCTGAGGGGCTGCTCTACAGCTCG CAACATTTCACAGCTGAGTGTCGCTTTAAGGAGTGTGTCTTTGAGAATTACTATGTCCTGTACGCCTCTGCTCTCTACCGTCAGCGCCGGTCTGGCCGGGCCTGGTACCTAGGTTTGGACAAGGAGGGTCGTGTCATGAAGGGAAATCGAGTCAAGAAGACCAAGGCAGCTGCCCACTTTGTGCCCAAGCTCCTGGAGG TGGCCATGTACCGGGAGCCTTCTCTCCACAGTGTCCCTGAAACCTCCCCTTCCAGTCCCCCTGCTCCCTGA